A genomic stretch from Candidatus Bathyarchaeota archaeon includes:
- a CDS encoding right-handed parallel beta-helix repeat-containing protein: MEVNKIKKIIMMFTMVAFLTLLPFAVPTSAVINEQPNEQQIQQPSSFSYIVINPDGSVTGNSPHVHRLYHVPFTETYGFIGNIHAEIYVQRSGVTIDGDGWTLNATAFDFGSGWWDNLEYGFTLNSVDDVTIKNVQVVNFLWAFTLVNTIDITIEENVVFTILGTLVLNSTYTNVYKNSFSNWFGIFNLNSNHSTYAVNSITCYGGFELVGIVFENSHFNTIRENYIQHWRFLGLGIAPDSNNNKVYQNTFFNNSKGLSVTGRDNRIYRNDFQNNTIHCSAGESQNYWNKNYWDTYNGTDSDGDKIGDTPYVIGENNIDYQPLMIPFEDYLNYPQKTGGLGWQRNLMR, translated from the coding sequence ATGGAGGTGAATAAAATCAAGAAAATAATAATGATGTTCACAATGGTTGCGTTCTTAACACTTCTGCCATTTGCAGTTCCAACAAGTGCAGTTATAAACGAACAACCTAACGAACAACAAATACAACAACCAAGTAGTTTTAGTTATATCGTCATTAACCCTGATGGTTCAGTAACAGGAAATTCACCACACGTTCATAGGCTTTATCATGTTCCTTTTACCGAAACATACGGGTTTATAGGTAACATACATGCCGAGATTTATGTGCAAAGAAGTGGAGTAACAATCGATGGTGACGGATGGACTCTCAATGCCACAGCATTTGACTTTGGAAGTGGATGGTGGGACAATCTAGAATATGGATTCACTCTGAACTCTGTTGACGACGTAACTATCAAAAACGTGCAGGTTGTGAACTTTTTGTGGGCCTTTACTCTGGTAAATACCATTGACATCACAATTGAAGAAAATGTTGTGTTCACTATTTTAGGCACATTAGTACTCAATTCAACATATACTAACGTCTACAAAAACAGCTTCTCAAACTGGTTCGGTATCTTCAACCTTAACTCAAACCATAGCACCTACGCGGTGAACAGCATAACCTGTTACGGTGGCTTCGAACTTGTAGGTATAGTCTTCGAGAACAGTCACTTCAATACCATCCGAGAAAACTACATCCAACACTGGAGGTTTTTAGGTCTAGGAATTGCACCAGATTCTAACAACAATAAAGTTTATCAAAACACGTTCTTCAACAATAGCAAAGGACTCTCAGTTACAGGTAGGGACAATAGGATTTATCGAAACGATTTCCAAAACAACACTATTCACTGCTCGGCTGGAGAATCGCAGAACTACTGGAATAAAAACTACTGGGACACCTACAACGGCACTGACAGTGACGGCGACAAAATAGGAGACACACCATACGTCATTGGTGAAAACAACATAGACTACCAGCCGTTGATGATTCCTTTTGAAGACTACCTCAACTATCCCCAAAAAACAGGTGGTCTTGGTTGGCAACGGAACCTGATGAGATAA
- a CDS encoding HypC/HybG/HupF family hydrogenase formation chaperone, with product MCLAIPAKVVKVHGDVAEVDFGGGVLREVNVVLVEAKVDEYVLVHAGYAIQVIDRKEAEETLRLWNEILKMEEPMPKP from the coding sequence ATGTGTTTGGCAATTCCTGCAAAAGTTGTGAAGGTTCATGGTGATGTAGCTGAGGTGGACTTTGGGGGAGGTGTCCTTAGAGAAGTAAACGTTGTTCTGGTAGAGGCGAAGGTTGATGAGTATGTTTTGGTTCACGCAGGCTATGCTATCCAAGTAATTGACAGAAAAGAGGCTGAGGAGACGCTTAGGTTGTGGAATGAAATTTTGAAAATGGAAGAGCCAATGCCTAAGCCATAG
- the hypD gene encoding hydrogenase formation protein HypD, with amino-acid sequence MKELAGFRNPELARRVTKHILELTPDYLVKFCHVCGTHEWTVTHFGLRSFFPKNVEVIAGPGCPVCVLPAAEIDEAVKLALKGVTVATFGDVLRVPGSDLSLAEARAKGGDVRVVYGVGDAVKMAKEEPGRDFAFFAIGFETTAPTTANEVLKGPPENLSFLVSHRLIPPAMELLLGIGDLHIDGFIAPGHVSTIIGLKPYEVFTSAYHMPVVVAGFEPLDVLFAVDLLLRQLRDGVARLENEYGRAVKREGNVKALKLVSRVFDVVKGGWRGLGMLPSSAFALKDEFEEWDARKKHGVKVKVGRDLLPGCQCHLVMIGKIKPSECQLFMDACRPESPKGACMVSMEGTCRIWAKHGVKQ; translated from the coding sequence TTGAAAGAGTTAGCGGGGTTTCGTAATCCAGAATTGGCGAGGCGGGTTACGAAGCACATTCTTGAGCTTACGCCAGACTACTTGGTGAAGTTTTGCCACGTTTGCGGAACTCATGAGTGGACGGTGACTCATTTTGGGCTGCGCAGTTTCTTTCCGAAGAATGTGGAGGTGATTGCGGGGCCTGGATGTCCTGTCTGTGTTTTACCGGCAGCAGAAATTGATGAGGCGGTTAAGTTGGCATTGAAGGGGGTTACAGTTGCAACTTTTGGGGATGTTCTGCGGGTTCCCGGCTCGGACTTGTCTTTGGCTGAGGCGAGGGCTAAGGGAGGTGATGTGCGTGTTGTTTACGGTGTCGGTGATGCTGTGAAGATGGCGAAGGAAGAACCGGGTAGAGATTTTGCTTTTTTTGCGATTGGTTTTGAGACAACTGCGCCTACGACGGCGAATGAAGTGTTAAAGGGGCCGCCTGAGAATCTTAGTTTTCTTGTTTCGCATCGTTTGATCCCGCCGGCTATGGAGCTGTTGTTGGGGATTGGAGATTTGCATATTGACGGATTTATTGCACCGGGTCATGTTTCAACCATTATTGGTTTGAAGCCTTACGAAGTGTTTACGAGTGCTTATCATATGCCTGTTGTAGTGGCTGGTTTTGAGCCTTTAGATGTACTGTTTGCAGTTGACTTATTATTGCGACAATTGAGGGACGGGGTGGCTAGGTTGGAGAACGAGTATGGGCGGGCTGTGAAACGGGAGGGAAATGTAAAGGCGTTAAAGCTTGTTAGTCGTGTTTTCGATGTTGTTAAAGGTGGTTGGAGAGGTCTAGGAATGTTGCCTTCCTCAGCGTTTGCCTTGAAAGACGAGTTTGAAGAGTGGGATGCTCGAAAGAAGCACGGTGTGAAAGTAAAAGTTGGCAGAGATCTTTTACCTGGATGCCAATGTCATTTAGTAATGATTGGAAAAATTAAGCCCAGCGAATGTCAATTGTTCATGGATGCTTGCAGGCCCGAGTCGCCGAAGGGAGCTTGCATGGTTTCAATGGAAGGCACTTGTCGCATCTGGGCGAAGCATGGTGTAAAGCAGTAG